In Podarcis muralis chromosome 14, rPodMur119.hap1.1, whole genome shotgun sequence, one genomic interval encodes:
- the MAPDA gene encoding N6-Methyl-AMP deaminase isoform X3 → MQLILCFHMFQIIHQITNRTEDILMVMKDVVQEFAADGVKYLELRSTPRDEPTTGMTKRTYVEAVLEGVRQCKEDGLDIDVRFLLSVDRRGGQTAAKETVKLAEDFLLSTDGVVVGLDLSGNPSAGHGKDFLEPLLEAKKAGLKLALHLSEIPNQEEETRLLLGLPPDRIGHGTFLHSSSLASGDLVQLVRQNHTPLELCLTSNLKSQTVLSSDQHHFGFWYNLGHPIVLCTDDKGVFATDLSQEYQLLADTFRLSKAQIWEISYNAINCIFASSHTKTKLKEQWHQLKASVLE, encoded by the exons ATGCAGTTAATTCT gtGTTTTCACATGTTCCAGATCATCCATCAGATTACCAATAGGACTGAAGACATATTAATG GTAATGAAAGATGTTGTCCAGGAATTTGCTGCTGATGGAGTCAAGTACCTAGAGCTAAGGAGCACGCCCAGAGATGAGCCGACCACGG GTATGACCAAAAGGACCTATGTGGAAGCTGTACTTGAGGGTGTAAGGCAATGCAAGGAAGATGGCTTGGATATAGATGTTAG GTTTCTGTTATCTGTGGATAGAAGAGGAGGACAAACAGCTGCCAAGGAAACAGTCAAACTGGCCGAAGATTTCCTGCTTTCCACAGACGGAGTGGTGGTAGGCTTGGACCTCAGTGGAAACCCTTCA GCAGGTCATGGCAAGGACTTTCTGGAGCCTCTCTTAGAAGCGAAAAAAGCCGGGCTGAAGCTGGCGTTGCATCTTTCAGAG ATCCCAAACCAGGAAGAGGAGACCAGGCTTCTCCTGGGCCTGCCACCTGACAGAATTGGACACGGTACTTTTCTTCATTCTTCATCATTGGCCTCAGGGGATCTTGTGCAGCTGGTTCGGCAAAATCACACACCCCTAG AACTCTGCCTGACGTCAAACCTCAAAAGCCAGACGGTGCTTTCTAGCGACCAACACCACTTCGGATTCTGGTACAACCTGGGTCATCCCATCGTGCTTTGC ACGGACGACAAGGGGGTTTTTGCGACTGACCTGAGCCAGGAGTACCAGCTGCTTGCGGACACATTCCGACTGTCCAAAGCACAGATCTGGGAAATCTCCTACAATGCCATCAACTGCATTTTTGCTTCCAGTCATACAAAGACGAAACTGAAGGAGCAGTGGCATCAACTGAAAGCATCTGTGCTTGAATAG
- the MAPDA gene encoding N6-Methyl-AMP deaminase isoform X1 yields the protein MAAEPPGARGFYRELPKVELHAHLNGSISSATMKKLMAQKPDLQVPHGMTMIDKGKRRSLEECFHMFQIIHQITNRTEDILMVMKDVVQEFAADGVKYLELRSTPRDEPTTGMTKRTYVEAVLEGVRQCKEDGLDIDVRFLLSVDRRGGQTAAKETVKLAEDFLLSTDGVVVGLDLSGNPSAGHGKDFLEPLLEAKKAGLKLALHLSEIPNQEEETRLLLGLPPDRIGHGTFLHSSSLASGDLVQLVRQNHTPLELCLTSNLKSQTVLSSDQHHFGFWYNLGHPIVLCTDDKGVFATDLSQEYQLLADTFRLSKAQIWEISYNAINCIFASSHTKTKLKEQWHQLKASVLE from the exons ATGGCGGCGGAGCCCCCGGGAGCGCGCGGCTTCTAccgggagctgcccaaagtg GAGCTGCACGCCCACCTGAATGGCTCCATCAGTTCTGCCACCATGAAGAAATTGATGGCCCAGAAACCAGACCTTCAGGTTCCTCATGGAATGACCATGATTGACAAGGGCAAGAGAAGAAGCCTGGAAGA gtGTTTTCACATGTTCCAGATCATCCATCAGATTACCAATAGGACTGAAGACATATTAATG GTAATGAAAGATGTTGTCCAGGAATTTGCTGCTGATGGAGTCAAGTACCTAGAGCTAAGGAGCACGCCCAGAGATGAGCCGACCACGG GTATGACCAAAAGGACCTATGTGGAAGCTGTACTTGAGGGTGTAAGGCAATGCAAGGAAGATGGCTTGGATATAGATGTTAG GTTTCTGTTATCTGTGGATAGAAGAGGAGGACAAACAGCTGCCAAGGAAACAGTCAAACTGGCCGAAGATTTCCTGCTTTCCACAGACGGAGTGGTGGTAGGCTTGGACCTCAGTGGAAACCCTTCA GCAGGTCATGGCAAGGACTTTCTGGAGCCTCTCTTAGAAGCGAAAAAAGCCGGGCTGAAGCTGGCGTTGCATCTTTCAGAG ATCCCAAACCAGGAAGAGGAGACCAGGCTTCTCCTGGGCCTGCCACCTGACAGAATTGGACACGGTACTTTTCTTCATTCTTCATCATTGGCCTCAGGGGATCTTGTGCAGCTGGTTCGGCAAAATCACACACCCCTAG AACTCTGCCTGACGTCAAACCTCAAAAGCCAGACGGTGCTTTCTAGCGACCAACACCACTTCGGATTCTGGTACAACCTGGGTCATCCCATCGTGCTTTGC ACGGACGACAAGGGGGTTTTTGCGACTGACCTGAGCCAGGAGTACCAGCTGCTTGCGGACACATTCCGACTGTCCAAAGCACAGATCTGGGAAATCTCCTACAATGCCATCAACTGCATTTTTGCTTCCAGTCATACAAAGACGAAACTGAAGGAGCAGTGGCATCAACTGAAAGCATCTGTGCTTGAATAG
- the MAPDA gene encoding N6-Methyl-AMP deaminase isoform X4, protein MFQIIHQITNRTEDILMVMKDVVQEFAADGVKYLELRSTPRDEPTTGMTKRTYVEAVLEGVRQCKEDGLDIDVRFLLSVDRRGGQTAAKETVKLAEDFLLSTDGVVVGLDLSGNPSAGHGKDFLEPLLEAKKAGLKLALHLSEIPNQEEETRLLLGLPPDRIGHGTFLHSSSLASGDLVQLVRQNHTPLELCLTSNLKSQTVLSSDQHHFGFWYNLGHPIVLCTDDKGVFATDLSQEYQLLADTFRLSKAQIWEISYNAINCIFASSHTKTKLKEQWHQLKASVLE, encoded by the exons ATGTTCCAGATCATCCATCAGATTACCAATAGGACTGAAGACATATTAATG GTAATGAAAGATGTTGTCCAGGAATTTGCTGCTGATGGAGTCAAGTACCTAGAGCTAAGGAGCACGCCCAGAGATGAGCCGACCACGG GTATGACCAAAAGGACCTATGTGGAAGCTGTACTTGAGGGTGTAAGGCAATGCAAGGAAGATGGCTTGGATATAGATGTTAG GTTTCTGTTATCTGTGGATAGAAGAGGAGGACAAACAGCTGCCAAGGAAACAGTCAAACTGGCCGAAGATTTCCTGCTTTCCACAGACGGAGTGGTGGTAGGCTTGGACCTCAGTGGAAACCCTTCA GCAGGTCATGGCAAGGACTTTCTGGAGCCTCTCTTAGAAGCGAAAAAAGCCGGGCTGAAGCTGGCGTTGCATCTTTCAGAG ATCCCAAACCAGGAAGAGGAGACCAGGCTTCTCCTGGGCCTGCCACCTGACAGAATTGGACACGGTACTTTTCTTCATTCTTCATCATTGGCCTCAGGGGATCTTGTGCAGCTGGTTCGGCAAAATCACACACCCCTAG AACTCTGCCTGACGTCAAACCTCAAAAGCCAGACGGTGCTTTCTAGCGACCAACACCACTTCGGATTCTGGTACAACCTGGGTCATCCCATCGTGCTTTGC ACGGACGACAAGGGGGTTTTTGCGACTGACCTGAGCCAGGAGTACCAGCTGCTTGCGGACACATTCCGACTGTCCAAAGCACAGATCTGGGAAATCTCCTACAATGCCATCAACTGCATTTTTGCTTCCAGTCATACAAAGACGAAACTGAAGGAGCAGTGGCATCAACTGAAAGCATCTGTGCTTGAATAG
- the MAPDA gene encoding N6-Methyl-AMP deaminase isoform X2, which translates to MAAEPPGARGFYRELPKVELHAHLNGSISSATMKKLMAQKPDLQVPHGMTMIDKGKRRSLEECFHMFQIIHQITNRTEDILMVMKDVVQEFAADGVKYLELRSTPRDEPTTGMTKRTYVEAVLEGVRQCKEDGLDIDVRFLLSVDRRGGQTAAKETVKLAEDFLLSTDGVVAGHGKDFLEPLLEAKKAGLKLALHLSEIPNQEEETRLLLGLPPDRIGHGTFLHSSSLASGDLVQLVRQNHTPLELCLTSNLKSQTVLSSDQHHFGFWYNLGHPIVLCTDDKGVFATDLSQEYQLLADTFRLSKAQIWEISYNAINCIFASSHTKTKLKEQWHQLKASVLE; encoded by the exons ATGGCGGCGGAGCCCCCGGGAGCGCGCGGCTTCTAccgggagctgcccaaagtg GAGCTGCACGCCCACCTGAATGGCTCCATCAGTTCTGCCACCATGAAGAAATTGATGGCCCAGAAACCAGACCTTCAGGTTCCTCATGGAATGACCATGATTGACAAGGGCAAGAGAAGAAGCCTGGAAGA gtGTTTTCACATGTTCCAGATCATCCATCAGATTACCAATAGGACTGAAGACATATTAATG GTAATGAAAGATGTTGTCCAGGAATTTGCTGCTGATGGAGTCAAGTACCTAGAGCTAAGGAGCACGCCCAGAGATGAGCCGACCACGG GTATGACCAAAAGGACCTATGTGGAAGCTGTACTTGAGGGTGTAAGGCAATGCAAGGAAGATGGCTTGGATATAGATGTTAG GTTTCTGTTATCTGTGGATAGAAGAGGAGGACAAACAGCTGCCAAGGAAACAGTCAAACTGGCCGAAGATTTCCTGCTTTCCACAGACGGAGTGGTG GCAGGTCATGGCAAGGACTTTCTGGAGCCTCTCTTAGAAGCGAAAAAAGCCGGGCTGAAGCTGGCGTTGCATCTTTCAGAG ATCCCAAACCAGGAAGAGGAGACCAGGCTTCTCCTGGGCCTGCCACCTGACAGAATTGGACACGGTACTTTTCTTCATTCTTCATCATTGGCCTCAGGGGATCTTGTGCAGCTGGTTCGGCAAAATCACACACCCCTAG AACTCTGCCTGACGTCAAACCTCAAAAGCCAGACGGTGCTTTCTAGCGACCAACACCACTTCGGATTCTGGTACAACCTGGGTCATCCCATCGTGCTTTGC ACGGACGACAAGGGGGTTTTTGCGACTGACCTGAGCCAGGAGTACCAGCTGCTTGCGGACACATTCCGACTGTCCAAAGCACAGATCTGGGAAATCTCCTACAATGCCATCAACTGCATTTTTGCTTCCAGTCATACAAAGACGAAACTGAAGGAGCAGTGGCATCAACTGAAAGCATCTGTGCTTGAATAG